One region of Baekduia soli genomic DNA includes:
- a CDS encoding thiolase domain-containing protein, with protein MSHQPGAVIVGAYEHPGRDLPGHTIPRLQREVAHGALADAGLEIADVDGFFCDANSPGMGPVDMLEYLGLRCTYTESGDMGGATYVAYVGHAAAAIAAGKCRVALIVLAGLPRAEGTSIAGRELVPGPSAAFEVNGYWGGHGPVADYALTARRHMHEFGTTSEHLAWVKVASSEHAQHNPDAMLRTPVTVDDVLASPLVADPLHRLDCCIVSDGGGALVVVHPDVARGLERTGVMLRGHGEAHKDPNFGDVDLTYTAGRRAGELAYAEAGVRPSDIQYASIYDSFTITVLIALEDLGFCAKGRGGPFVQDGGLRSRGGRLPVNTDGGGLSSNHPGNRGGMTKVIEAVRQLRGETQLEVQVPGCELALVFGSGVRLSSRHYSSVLVLERAA; from the coding sequence ATGAGCCACCAGCCGGGTGCCGTGATCGTCGGCGCCTACGAGCACCCGGGCCGCGACCTGCCGGGCCACACCATCCCGCGCCTGCAGCGCGAGGTGGCCCATGGGGCGCTGGCCGACGCCGGGCTGGAGATCGCCGACGTCGACGGCTTCTTCTGCGACGCCAACAGCCCGGGCATGGGCCCGGTGGACATGCTCGAGTACCTCGGCCTGCGGTGCACCTACACCGAGTCGGGCGACATGGGCGGCGCCACCTACGTCGCCTACGTCGGCCATGCCGCGGCGGCCATCGCCGCGGGGAAGTGCCGGGTGGCGCTCATCGTCCTGGCCGGGCTGCCCCGGGCGGAGGGGACCTCGATCGCCGGGCGCGAGCTGGTGCCCGGGCCGTCGGCGGCCTTCGAGGTCAACGGCTACTGGGGCGGCCACGGGCCGGTCGCCGACTACGCGCTGACCGCACGCCGACACATGCACGAGTTCGGCACGACCTCCGAGCACCTGGCCTGGGTCAAGGTCGCGAGCTCCGAGCACGCCCAGCACAACCCCGACGCGATGCTGCGCACGCCGGTCACCGTCGACGACGTCCTAGCCTCGCCCCTGGTCGCCGACCCGCTGCATCGCCTGGACTGCTGCATCGTCTCCGACGGCGGCGGTGCGCTCGTGGTCGTGCACCCCGACGTCGCGCGCGGCCTGGAGCGCACGGGCGTGATGCTGCGCGGCCACGGCGAGGCGCACAAGGACCCCAACTTCGGCGACGTCGACCTGACCTACACGGCCGGCCGCCGGGCCGGCGAGCTGGCCTACGCGGAGGCGGGCGTGCGGCCCTCCGACATCCAATACGCCTCGATCTACGACTCGTTCACGATCACCGTGCTCATCGCGCTGGAGGACCTCGGCTTCTGCGCCAAGGGCCGGGGCGGGCCCTTCGTGCAGGACGGGGGCCTGCGCAGCCGCGGTGGGCGGCTGCCGGTCAACACCGACGGCGGCGGGCTCTCGAGCAACCACCCCGGCAACCGGGGCGGCATGACCAAGGTCATCGAGGCGGTGCGCCAGCTGCGGGGCGAGACGCAGCTCGAGGTCCAGGTCCCCGGGTGCGAGCTGGCGCTGGTCTTCGGATCGGGCGTCCGCCTGTCCTCGCGTCACTACAGCTCGGTGCTCGTCCTGGAGCGCGCGGCATGA
- a CDS encoding Zn-ribbon domain-containing OB-fold protein translates to MSPGVRPASLPTPPPRLDPETQPYWDAAARGELVLPLCPRCDRLFWYPRGACPRCGATDLSWRPASGEGVVYSFSVVRRAGGAWAQAVPYVLAYVTLAEGLTVAANIVGCAPEEITVDLPVHAVFEAAAAGDPAILRFTPAAAG, encoded by the coding sequence ATGAGCCCCGGGGTGCGCCCGGCCTCCCTGCCCACGCCCCCGCCGCGGCTGGACCCCGAGACCCAGCCGTACTGGGACGCCGCCGCGCGTGGCGAGCTGGTCCTCCCGCTCTGCCCGCGATGTGATCGGCTGTTCTGGTACCCGCGGGGCGCCTGCCCGCGCTGCGGCGCGACCGACCTGAGCTGGCGGCCGGCGTCGGGCGAGGGGGTCGTCTACAGCTTCAGCGTCGTGCGCCGCGCGGGTGGGGCGTGGGCGCAGGCGGTGCCCTACGTCCTGGCCTACGTCACGCTGGCCGAGGGGCTCACGGTGGCGGCGAACATCGTGGGCTGCGCCCCGGAGGAGATCACGGTGGACCTGCCCGTGCACGCGGTCTTCGAGGCGGCCGCCGCGGGCGACCCGGCGATCCTGCGCTTCACGCCCGCGGCGGCCGGCTGA